The Desulfovibrio piger DNA segment CATGTTCTCCAGAACGAAGGACGACGGGCTGGGCTTCAAGGGCGTCTCGTTCGGCTATGACCCCGAACTGACCGAGGAACAGAAGATAGGTCTCCAGGCCACAGAGCTGGCCATCGCCATCGCGGCCCAGAAGGTCGAGGAATACAAGGCCGCCCACAAAGGGGCCATGCCTGACAAAACATGGTACACGACGCAGCGCCCCAAGATTCTCTCCGAAGTCAGCGATGCCGTGGCCAAGGAACAGAGCAACAAACAGGCCGGTATCACCGTGCCCGGCGCTGACAAGAAGGCCGGCTCCCCCGCCCCCACGGCCCCCCAGCCCAACACCGCAGCGCCCAAGCCTACGAAAGCCTACACCATGCTGCGCCAGTTCGCTTCCAACAACGGCATCAACACCGCTACCCTGCCGCCGCCCACCTCTTCCCCTGCGGAAGTGGCCGGGTGGATGCAGAAGAACCACCCTGAGCAGGTACAGGCCTACAACGCCTTCTGCACATCCAACCGCTAACAGGAGGCACCCATGCCTGAAATCCCTGTCATGAACGAGGGGGTCGAAGGGGTCGAAGGCACCCCGCAGTCCCCTGCCCCCGCGCCGCTGCCGGAAGAGCCTGCCGACCAGATGCAGGCCCCCGCGGCTGAAAGCCCCGTGCCCGGAGCCGGGGCCTCGCCCGAAACGCTCTCCGAACTGGATGGGGAGCCCCAGTCCCCCGCCGAGCCCCCTGTCGTCTCCCCGGAGGCCATCGCGGCCATGTCCGAAGAGGCCCCTGCCACGGTCTCCCCCGAAGCCATCGCTGCCATGACCGAGGACTCCCCCACCGCCACGGTCTCTCCCGAAGCCCTCGCGGCTATGGAAGAGCCTGACGATGCCGGGGCCATCACCGCCGATGTGACCGTCGAGGACGAAGGGGACGGCAAGCCCGTCTTCGACCTTGGCGATGCGGTCATGTCCGCAGGTCAGGGTCCGTATGATGCGGTGAACAGTGTCCTGGACCTGTCCTACAGTACCGGCAGGTTCGTCTCCGAGGTACTCACCGAAGGCTGGGACAAGGCCAAATTCGTCCAGCACAAGGCCCCGCTGCGCTTCGGGGAATATGATTCCCAGACCCTCGTGGGCGAGGTCAGCAAGGGCCTCACCCAGTGGGCCACCGGCTTCGCTCTGACCGGCCTTGCCGGAAAGGCTCTCTCCACAGGGGCCTCCGTCGCCTCCGGCGCACGGACGGCGTTCGCCAGCCTCGGCAAAGGGGCCGTGGTGGATTCCGTCTTCTTCGACCGCCAGGAGGAACGGCTCTCCAACTTCGTGGAGCAGTTCCCTGAGCTGCAAGGCCCCATCACCGACTTCCTGCAAGCCAGGCCGGACGACACCGTGCCGGAGGCCATGCTCAAGATGGCCGTCGAAGGTGCCGGTCTCGGCATCGCGACGGATACCTTCATCGCCGGGCTGCGCTGCCTCCGCAGCGGACGCAAGGCCCTCTCCAGCGGAGAGAGCAAGGCGGCCATGCGGCAGTATCAGCAGGACGTGGAGCATCTGGACAGCGTGATGCAGGAACGCCAGGCGGCTGACGGCGCACCGGCCCAGCCGGCAGAAGGAGCCCCCACCGGGGCAGCGCCTAGCCAGACCGGCGAAGCGGCGGTCCCGGCCCAGTCTCCCGATGCTCCTGCCGACAAGATGCCCGTGGTCATCCTCAAGCCCGGCCAGCGTCCTCCCGCCGCCCATAGGGACGGGGACAAGCTCCTCTCCTCGCAGCAGGCCCTCAACACGGCCAAGCAGGCCATGGAAGCGGACTGGCGAGCCCTCTGGCCCATCACGGACAACATCAATCTCCAGACGGAGATTTTCCAGCAGCCCTCCGGCTCCGATTTGCTCCTGAAGCTCAGTGACGCCCAGGTGGACCATCAGCTCAAGGCCGCCGGCCCGCAGGCCCACAAGGAACTCATCGCCAGCGCGAGGGAGGATGTGGAGAAGATGGGCTTCTCCTGCGAGATGTTCTTCCAGCAGGGCAAGCAGGCCGTCAAAGACATCCAGAGAGCGGAGCGCGTGGTGCTGAAAGTCCGCGCCCTCATGCACAACATGACCGATGCGGCCATCCCTCTGGCCCGTCGCATCATCAACGGCACGGCCTCGGAGCGTGACAAGGCCAGCTTCGACATGCTGGCCCGCAACCTCCAGGAGTTCATCGTCGTCAACGGCGACCTCCGCACCGTGTCCGGTCGCCTGCTCAACAGCCGGAACATCCTCATGACCGAGGAGAAATCCGCCAACATCCTCGGCAAAGGCCCCACGGACGAAGCCTTCCTCGACAAGATGGCCTCGCCCAACACCAGGACGAACAAGCCCTCCGCCATCGTCGGCACGGTCGCCGCAAAGCCCGGTGCGCCTGCCCCCGACGGGGACGGGCTCATCATCAAGGACTGGAAGGCCGTGGACAAGATGACGGAAGACGATGCCTCCCGCTATCTGCTGGAATCCGGCATCGAGCCCCAGCAGCTCATGCAGGCCGCCCGCGACCTCCTGGCCAGCGATACCGTGGCCGCCCGCTCCCGTATGCTGCAACAGCTCCGCCCCGGCGTGAACCTCTTCGATGCCGTGAACGAGATTCGCATCAACGGTATGCTCTCCGGCCCCATGACCCATCTGGTGAACATGGTGGGCACCGGCATCAACACGACGGTGATGAAGCCGGTCGAGCGCATCGTCGGTGGTGCCCTGAGCGGCGACATGGCCCAGGTACGTTCCGGCATCAACCTTGCCAAGGGCATGTGGGGCAGCAGCATGTATGCCTTCAAGATGGCCGCCAAAGCCTGGCGGCTTGGGGACAATATCCTCGACAGCTCCAGGTCGCGGCTGGATGCCCCCACCCATCAACTGACCTATGAGCGTATCAAAAACTCCCTGCTCAAGGACAGGCCCGAAGGCGAGCTGACGCCCCGCCAGGAACAGATGGCCCGCGCCATCGGCTGGATAGGCACGGCCACCCGCATCCCCACCCGGCTCCTGCTGGCGGAAGACGAGTTCTTCAAGCAGGCGGCCTTCCGTGGCCAGCTCACTGCCGACCTTGCCGAGGAAGCCCTCACCAAAGGCCTCAAGGGCAAACAGGTGGACGAATACATCGCCGCCCGCATGGACGATGCCTTCACGGTGCGCGGCACTCCCGCCGACAACACCCTGGCCAGACGCGCCCTGGACTTCTCCCGCGACAGCACCTGGACCAGCGAGCTGGAAAAAGGCAGCTTCGGGAAGGACATCCAGTCCTTCGCCTCGCGCCATCCTTCCGTCCGCCTCATCGTCCCCTTCATCAGGACCCCCATGAACCTCTTCCATGATGCCATCCGGCATACGCCCGCCTCCCTGCTCACGCGGCGCTTCCATGCCGCCATACGCGCCGGCGGGGAAGCCCGTGCCGAAGCCCTCGGCAGGCTGGCCGTGGGGAGCATGATGATGGGCTGGGCCGCTTCGGCTGCCCTCGAAGGGACCATCACGGGCAGACCGCCTGAGAACCCCAGGCTGAAGGAATGGTGGAAGCAGAACAACATCAAGCCCTACTCCATCAAAATCGGGGACAAGTGGTACGAATACCGCCGCTTCGACCCCTTCGGCCTCCTCGTGGGCATGGGGGCCGACCTGGCCGTCTATGGCAAGGAAATCATCAAGGAAGGTAGTTCCACCCCCCAGAGCGACCCGGTATGGATGCGGCTGGCCATGACCAGCCTCATGACCGTCACCGAGCATCTGAAGGACAAGTCCTACTTCCAGGGCATCGCCGATGCCGTGACCGCCATCAACGAACCCGAACGCGGCCTCGATGACTACCTCGGCAGGACCACCGCCTCGTTCGTGCCCTACTCCGGCTCCCTGCGCTTCATGAAAGACTATCACACGGATACCTTCCAGCGTGAGGCCGACGGCTTCACGGCCCAAGTCCTGAACGCCACGCCCTTCACCTCTGACAAGGTCCCGCTGCGTTACAACTGGCTGACAGGGGAACCTGTGAGCTACGCCAAGCCCTTCAACAGCAAGGTGGGCGGCGATGCCGTCACTGAAGAACTGCTGCGCCTTGGTGAAGCCGTCTTCGGAAAGCCCGAAAAAGCCATTCATGGCGTCGCGCTGACACCGGAGCAATACTCCCGCTTCTGCCGGCTCCACGGCACCATCAAAATCTCCGGCAAGACCCTCCATGACGCGCTTGCCGAGACCATCGCCCATCCCCGTTATGACCAGGCCCGCCGCGTACAGGGGGATGCCCCGCTGGGGGAAGAATCGCCCCGCAGCGTCCTGCTCAACCGCATCATCGACAGATACCGGGAAGTGGCCAAGCGGACGATGCTGGCCGAAGACCCCGGCCTGCTGGAGCAGGTCAGGCGGAAACAGGCAACGGAAAAGCTCTCCCGACGGGGGGCCATGACGAAGGACAACCAGCAGGGCCTCCTGCAACAACTCATCCAGTGACCGACAGGCGGGGGAACGATCTTCCTCCGCCTTCTCTTTTACCCAAAGGACGACATATGGCCTACTCGTATGTGACCTACACGGGGGACGGTTCCACCCAAATCTACACCGTCCCCTTCCCCTTCATCAAACAGGAAGACATCCACGTCTTCCTCGATGCCGAAGAGGTCCCCGCAGAGCGTATCGAATGGCTCTCCGAATCCAGCATCAAGTTCGATATGCCTCCCGAACAGGGGGCCATCATCCGCATCCGCAGAGATACGGACAAAGAAGAAGCCGTGGTGGATTTCCATGACGGCTCTGTCCTCTCCGAGGAGGACCTCGACCAGAACACCCGGCAACTCCTGTTCATCGCCCAGGAAGCCTATGATGCCCTGGAAGGCTCCCCCACCATCGACAACGACAACAAATGGGACATGCGCGGCCTTCCCATCAAGAACGTCGGACCTGCCGAAGACCCTGACGATGCCGTCAACTACCGGCAGTATTCCACGGACATGCTGCCCACCCTCCGGGACCTCCAGCAGAAAACGGCCCAAAGCGAGGCCAATGCCAAAGCCAGCGAAGTGGCCGCCGCCCAAAGCCGGGACGCCGCAGCGGCCAGCCAGGCCGCCGCGAAGGGAAGCGAGGCGGATGCCAAAGCCAGCGAAGTGGCCGCCGCAGAAAGCGCCCGGCAGGCGGAAGACTGGACGGAGCGGGCCAAGGCATGGGCAGAATCCCCTACCCCGCCCGACCCTGACGACCCCGAAAGCAAGAGCGCCAAAGAGTGGGCCAAGGCCGCCTCGGATACTGTCCCCATCGCCACCCCTTCCATCGCAGGCAAGGTCATGCCCCAGACCGGCGACGAGGACGGGCTGGAGCTGGGAGAGGATGGCAGCCTGCGTGTCCGCAAGGCGACCACCACGCAGCGTGGCGGTGTGCTGGCCAGCACCACGGCGGCGGCCAACACCGTGCCCCAGGCCGGGGAAGACGGCACGCTGGACGCAAGCTGGGTGCCCAGACCTGACTGTTGGGACATGTTCCCGCCCTTCGTGCCCGTCCCCATCTGGGGCGCGACGCCGGGCGGCAGTGACGGACGCCGGGCCGTCATGCCCGGAGAAGAGCAGGCACGCGAAGAATGGATCCTCTGCGACGGCGGCAGCGACGGCAAGGACGGCACCGTGCCTGACCTGCGGGGCCGCTATGTCCGCGGTGCCAGCGAAGCCGAGCCCGAAGGCACGGAAGGCGGCAGCGAAGATGTCGCTGTGGAACTTTCCGGCAGTACCGGGGCCACGACGCTGAGTACAACGCAGATGCCCAGCCACACGCACCCGTTCTCTGCCGTCATATCGACTAAAGGACGGTATATGGAGAGCGGGAACCTATACGACAGCGGCAGTTCCAGAACTTCCGCAACGGGCGGCAACGGCTCCCACACGCATCCTCTGTCCGGGTCGATATCCGGCACGCACACCGACCCTCATCTCGCCATGAACTTCTTCATCAAGGTGGTCTAGCATGAAAACACACGTCACCGTCATCCCGTCCGACGGCATCATCTCTGTGGACGGGGAAGTGCTGTTCCTGGACGGCATCAAATCCGAGACCTTCCATGCCCTCCAGTGGCACGATGGCGCGGGCCATGTGGAGCCCGGCAACGGCCTGCCCAACGAGGAGCTTTCCACCGATGATTACGCCGGGCGCGTGGCCCCCTTCGTGGCCCTGTGGGAAACGGAGAAAGAACGGCTGACCGCCGAAGCAGCAGCCGCCGAGGAAGCCTACAACTCCCTGGAGAACGTGAAGGCCCGAAAGCTGGCCGTCATCGACGCCGAGACCTCGGCAGCCATCCTGGCGGGTTTCGAGTGCGAGGCCACGCCGCCGGATACTGGCGTGCCGGAGCTGCTGCACTTCTCCTACGACAGTTTTGACCAGCAGAACTTCGCCGACGCGGCTGTGTCCATGCAGCTCGCGACGGCCAGCGATGGCGGTATCCCCACAACCACGCCCTGGAATGCCTACCGTAACCACACGGCGGACAGCAAAGGCGACCTGGTTATCTTGCAGTTGACCGCCGAGACCTTCCTGCCCATCTATGCGGCCGCGCTGAACCACAAGGCAACGAAAATGGCCGAAGGTGGACAGCGCAAAGCTGCCGTGGCCGCCGCGCAGACCGTAGAAGACGTGGAGGCCATCTGATGCCCGCCTATCTGCACGGCCTGCTGGTGGCCTGCGACCAGCTCCTCAATGCCCTGCTGGACGGCTGGCCCGACGAGACGCTGAGTTCCCGCTGCTGGCGCTGGCACAAAGATGACGTGCGCTCCTGGCCCTGCCGCTGGCTGGATACCCTCGCGGCCCTGTTCGGGGACGAGGACCACTGCCGTTCCGCCTATGACAGCGAACGCCGCAGACGCCAGCTCCCGCCCGAACTGCGCTGTGTCTGCGATGTCAGGGAAGGAGGGGACTGATGCCCAGGCCTGAATATCCGGCCCCCATGGTCCCGCCCCACCCCTGCCAGCATGAAGGGGACATCTCGGTCCTCAACGCCGCTCTGGCGGAAATCAAGGACACCCTGCGCGACCTCAAGGACCTGCTGGCCTCCAATGCGGCCCTGGAGGAGCAGGCCATCATCACCCGCAACTCCCTGAAGGAAATCAACGAGCGCCTCCGCAGCGTGGAGCTGGAGCAGGCCAGGAGCAAGGGAAACAGCAAGTGGACGGACAGGATAATCTGGGCCATCACCTCTGCGGCCCTTGGCGGGGCCGTGGCGCTGGCCTTGAAAGTGTAGATATTGCCATACGGTAATTTATAGGGTATTGCTACTGACAGACACACAAAAGGCGGAGAGTGCTGCTAACACCCTCCGCCCCGGCAGAGATTGTGGGTATGTGTTCTCCCACTACGGGAGCCGTCCCTTGCCGGTTACGGTTATTGAGGACAGCCCCTGATAGCGTTGGCCCGCCGTCAGGGGCCTTTCCATATCCATCGTGTGACGGCTAGAACTCATTCATGAGCAGCCGTTTCAGGACTTCAGCGAACAGGTTTGCAAGGACCTGGACGCAAAAATCCATGAACGCCTGGTTCATGGGCATCCCTCCTTGTTGGTGTCTCTCTGCCTTTGGACACACAGCAAGGGAACGACATACCGCCGACGATTTTACAGCAAGGCCCCGCCTCTTTCAAGCAAACGAAGGAGACGGGGCTTTTTTCGTCCCCTCCTCCGCCGGACCACACGACAAACACGCGACACCAAGGAACGACCACCATGTCCGAACGCAACCAACGCGGCACCGAAGCCGAGCTGGCGGGCCTCCACGGCCTGCTCTCCCAATACTTCAGTGCCCGCCTCAACTCCGGGGAAGCCCTCACCTCCAGCGAGCTGAACGTCATCAGGCAATTCCTGAAGGACAACGGCATCGACTGCGTGGGCAGCGAGAACCCCGTCATCAACGACATCACCAAGAACCTGCCCTCGTTCGATGACGACATGGACGGGCAGGACAGCACCGGTCTGCTCAACTAGCGACCATCCCCCAGAACCTTCGACCATCCCCGTGGGTGTCCTTGCGGCACCTGCGGGGATTTTTTTTTGAGGTCACGAACCATGGCAAACAGCACTCCCCTATCCCCCAAGTTCACTCCCCTGCCGGACAAACTCCGGGACTTCCGCACCTTCCTCGTCCTGGTCTGGCGTCACCTCGGCCTGCCCGACCCCACCCCGGTCCAGCTCGACATCGCCCGCTGGCTCCAGTACGGCCCGCGCCGCAGCGTGACCGAAGCCTTCCGTGGTGTAGGCAAGAGCTGGATTACGGCGGCCTTCGTGGTCTGGAGCCTGCGTATGGACCCCCAGCTCAAGTTCATGGTGCTGTCGGCATCCAAGGACAGGGCCGACAACTTCACCTCGTTCTGCCTGCGGCTCATCAACGACATCCCCGCCCTGCAATGCCTCATCCCCAGGACGGAACAGCGATGCTCCAAGCTCTCCTTCGACGTGGCCCCGGCCAAGCCCGACCAGGCCCCCAGCGTCACCAGCAAGGGGATCTTCAGCCAGATAACCGGGGGCCGCGCCGACATCATCATCGCCGACGACATCGAGGTGCCCAACAACTCCTACACCCAGATGATGCGGGACAAGCTCTCCGAGGCCGTCAAGGAGTTCGACGCCATCCTCAAGCCCGGCGGGCGCATCATCTATCTGGGCACCCCCCAGACCGAGCAGAGCCTCTACAACTCCCTGCCCGACCGTGGCTACAGCGTCCGCGTCTGGCCCGCCAGGTTCCCTTCTGAGGACCAGTTGGTGAATTATGGGGAAACACTCGCGCCTTTCATTTTGAAGGCTCTGGAGGCCGGTTCCGGGCTGTCTGGGGCCACTACGGACCCGCGCCGCTTCTCGGACGACGACCTCCTGGAGCGCGAGCTGTCCTATGGCCGTGCCGGCTTCCAGCTCCAGTTCATGCTGGATACCCGGCTCTCGGATGCCGAGCGGTATCCCCTGAAACTTGCCGACCTCATCATCATGGGCTGCGGGGCCTCAGATGTCCCGGAAAAGCCCATCTGGGCGTCGGGAGTGGGCAACGTCATCAACGACCTGCCCTGCGTCGGTCTGAACGGCGACAGGTATCATTCCGCCGCATTCCTGGCCGGCTCGTGGGTCCCGTACACCGGGGCCGTCATGGCCATCGACCCTTCCGGCAGGGGCAGCGACGAGACCGCCGTGGTGGTGCTGAAGATGCTCAACGGCTTCCTCTACCTGACGGCCATCCGGGCCTACACGGACGGCTACTCCGAGGAGACCCTCAAGGCCATCGTCAAGCTGGCCAGGGAACAGCAGGTGAACAGCGTGGTCATCGAGGCCAACTTCGGTGACGGCATGTTCACCCGGCTCATCGGCCCCTACTTCACCCGCGACTACCCCTGCCATATCGAGGAGGTGAAGCACAACAAACAGAAGGAGGCCCGCATCATCGACACCCTGGAGCCCGTCATGCGCCAGCACAAGCTGGTGGTGGACAGGAACGTGGTCGTCTGGGACTACGACAGCACCAAGGGGATGCCGGTGGAAAAGGCCCTGAAGTATCAGCTCTTCTACCAGATGTCCCGCATCACCCGCGACCGGGGCTCCCTCTCCCATGACGACCGCCTCGACTGCCTCGCCATGGCGGTGAACTACTGGGTCGAGATGATGGGGCAGGACGCGGACAAAAAGATGGTCCAGCGCAACGAGAAGCTCCTGCTGGAAGAACTGAAGGCGTGGGACGATGCCGGCAGCCTGAGCCTGAGCAGGAACAAGGTCACGGTCTCCGGCGGGCCTGATGCCCTGACGGCGGCCATCCAGCCCGTGGACATGCTGTTCAGCTTCAGCTCGTTCACCGTGGGTGACAGCAGGTCGTCCAGCTCCGGGGCCGGGAGGATTGGAGGACGAGGCGGCATCCCTTCCCAGACACGCTCCCGCTTCGGAGGCGGGGCAAGGCGGTGGGCCAGATAGGCCAAGACCTCTCCTACTTTGGGGTGGAAAGGCTGGTCTGATGGGCCAAGACCTCCCCTACTTCGGGGTGGGCGGAGCAGACAGGTAAAGACCTCCCTGCTTTGAGGCAGGGGGTCGATTCGCCTAGGCAGAATATCTGCCCGGACAAGAAGGAAGAGGAGGAGAAGGAGGGGCCATGCAGCATCAGGAGGTCGATTCCCCAGGTGCATGGTTCCTCCCTGCTCCATCCTTGATTCATCATAATAAGAAGAAAATCATGGTCTTAGAATTAGGTTGCACTTCTTGGAGGAAGGGAAAAGGGACCCCCTAAAGAATCCCCTATCCTTTCCCTAAACATTCCCTTAGCTCTTCTTGATTAAAGGTTCTGATAAGATTTTCTTTTATGATTGTGATAGAGCATCTTCAAATAAGAATAACTCTAGTAAACTGTAGCAACATCCCTATCCCATTGACATTCTATAGTTATCCAAGATAAAATATTCCCCTGCTCTCACAGACAGAGAGACGGAAGCAGTGTGGAAAGTCAGGCTGAAGGCAGCGAAAGAGGGACGGAAGGAGAACTGAAGTGTCTCTGAAGTACCTCGGAAGTGTCTCTGGAGCTGGCTGGCTCATGGGAGCGAGAGGTTCCCAGGGGGACACTGTGGGAATCCTGGGTGGCACCGGGGGAATCCTAGGGGGCCTGAACGGAATCCAGGGTGGCACCGGGGTGTTTTTGGCAGAAAAATTTGAAAGCCCTACACGATGTGTAGAGAGCCTGTCTCCCCCATCGGCCCAAGGTCATTTGAGCCTGTTCAAAGCTTATTAGAAAGGACGGCCTGCCCTGCCAAAACCTCTATATATGCAACCAAGGCCGCAACCAAAGCCGGCAAACCGTTGCTATTCCTTGCTTTGCGATGGATTGTAAATCCCTTTCACGGCTTGGGCTTGGTATTCCGGCCCTGTCGTGGCCTTGACTTGGCCTTGTCTTTGCCTTGTTATTCTGCCTTGCCTGAAAGCATGATGTCAGGATTCTTTACACTTTGTGAAAATCGTTTTCAATTTTAGAAACATCTATTCGGGACACTATGGAAAGCCTGATAAAAAACATTGAATCTATAGTCGGGATGTTCTTAATCTCTTGCCTTGCCGCTCTTCCTGTTTGGGGAGTCGTCTATCAAGAAGCTAGGAAGAGAGGGCTAGAATCAAAATGGATAATATGTAAAATTGCTTTAGTCCTTCTCTTTTTATATCTATGTGTTTATAATTTTGAAATTTATGACCTTAAAGAGCAGATAAAAGAGCTCGAAAAGCTATTGAAAATCAACGGTATAGAATACTAAAACAGCCCCACCATAAAAATACATCATCCATATCCCAGCCTCTTTGAGGACTACGCAATGCCTATAGAATTACACGGAACATACTACACGGCTACCGAAGCCGCCGAAGAGCTAGGCTACAGGGATGGCTCTTACGTTTCCCGGCTATGCTCACAAGGGACAATCCCTGCCTCTCGTGTAGGCACAGTGTGGCTCATTCCTGCCACTTGGGTACTTGAGCAAAAGAAAATTTCACCAAAAGGTCAAGGAAGCCGCGGAGTTAGCAGGAAATAAAAAATATTATCCAAACATCTTGACTTTTATCCAGACATTCGGATAAAAAAGACTTGCGAGGGCGAGAGAAGCCCAGGGACGCAAGTCCTTTTTCTTTTCGCCTTATTATCCAGATAACTGGATAAAGTTCTTTCACAATCCGCCGGTACGCCGGGCCGCCCACACGGACAAGCAATCTGGAGCCTCTGCCGTGTGGCCATAGGGAACACATAAGGAAACCAAGAGAAAAACAGACATCATGTTTTCAACCCATTTGACGCAGGGCAAGCGCACACTTGCCGCCTTAATCAACTGCCTGTTGCATAGGAAGACAGAGCATTTCAAAGAAAGCTCAACCTTACGTCGTCCATAGCTTCGCACAGCATCCGGCGCTTGTCCTGCCTACTGATGGATTGAATGTCAGCCACCATGATTGACACAAAACAAAAATTGTCGGATTGTGAAACAGGAGAAAAATGACATGCAGGAGAAGAACAGAAAGCCTTTTGAAAAACTGGCTGATTACATGGCCGGTTTTTTTTCAAATCTAGCCGTTGTCGGTGTTGGCTTGGCTGTTTTCAAGGAAGAGGATGCCACCTATTCAATCATCGTTGCTTTTTGCGCTTTATTCCTTGGGGCGCTTATAACCTATTTTGCCAAGAGGTGAGGAAATGAGTTCCACCATGATATGGGTCTTCGTTCTTATTGGCGTAGCTGGGGCTGTTGGTTTGATTGCCGCTTTCCTCTCCTCTCGCTAGTCATCCCACACCTCACCAAACACAAAGCCCGCTTAGGTCTCATCCTAGGCGGGCTTTTCTATTGCAAAAAATCAAACCATACACACCAAGACAAACGGGAGCATATAACATGCCTACCAATACAAATAGTTCCGACACCTTCCGCATCTATGTGGCCTCCCTGTCCGACTACAATGCGGGCATCCTGCATGGCACCTGGATTGACTTTGCCCAGCTCATCGACCTTGACGACCTCCGCGCCGCCATTGCCGCCATGCTGGCCACCTCTCCGACCGCCAAGGCCGAACCCGGCCAGCCCGCCGAAGAGTGGGCCATCCATGACTATGAAGGCTGGTGCGGATTCTCTCTGCCCGAATATTGCGGGCTTGCAAACCTCTGGCAGGCATATGAGGTCCTGTCGGCGTTGTGCGACGACTTCGACGGGGACACGGCGGCCATAGAAGCCTATGCGGGATACATGGGAGTTACGGACATCCATGATGTTGATGATGCCTTTCAGGCAGGATTTGAAGATGCGTATGTGGGCCGCTTTGCAAGTGAACGGGAGTTCGCGGAAGAATTGGTCGAAGATACCGGGATGCTCGCGGATGCTCCTGACTTCCTGCTCAACTATTTTGACTATGAGGCCTTCGCCAGAGACCTTTTCATGACCGACTATCACATGTCTGATAGCGGTCATGTCTTCCGCACCTGCTAGGCTGCTACAGCCTATCACACGCGACCACGTCACAGCATGGCCGCCTGTCCGATGCACCGGATGGGCGGCCTCCCTTTTTTACAGCAGAAGACACAACTACGGAGCGACATCATGGAAACCTATACCGATACCTATGGAAATCACTGGTCCACTGATTCCTGCCTCACTTTCGGCCCTTATGGCGGGGGCGGCTCCGTCGCCTGTGCCAATCTCCGTTGGATTGAAAGACAGCGCAACATCTCCGTCATGCCCTCACAGCGTGTCCGCTTATGTGGAAAGCATATCTCCTTTGGCCACTATGATGATGACTTTTCTGACTATGATGTCGTCATGGTGCCGGGCGCTTTCGGAGGCAGGACCGCCTTTATCAATATGGCCGGAGACCTTCGGGAAAACATGGATGCCCTGTCCGATTACCCTGTCTTCAATGAAGGACTGGTCTCCCAGGTGGAACTGGAATGGGAAGAACAGGCATGGCCTGATACCCTGCGCCTCCTGATGGATGCCGCTCCTACAGATGCTCTGCACAACTACTTTTCCCGCCGCACGGACCAGTTTGGGGACATGCTGTTCCAAGCCTACAGGGATGCGATGGATGAAACGAACACGTACCCCGTGCCGGAATACGATTACGTCTATATCGATACAGCCAAGATAGCGGGCGCTTTTTGGAAAAACCTCCTGTCCGCCTTCAAGCGATTCCACAAGGAACGCTGGGCAAACAAGCCGTATCGCAAGATGATGCTGTACTTGCCCGGCTTCGAGAAGAAGCAAAGCTAGGAAGCGACCGGAGGGGAGACACACCATGCGTATCTTTGAACTCAAGATGACGGCAGGGGAAGGCTTCAGCAATCCTTACTATTTCGTCAACGGCAAGCGCGTCCCTGAATGGGTCTATCGCTCTACGTCCCGCCGCTGCGTCCGTTTCGACTGTTTCCATACGGAACAGCTCAAGAACGGCCGGTACAGACACACCTCCTTCGGCTATCAGGAATAGTCATGCCAATACCCATCTTTGTCCCATCATCGG contains these protein-coding regions:
- a CDS encoding phage tail fiber domain-containing protein; translated protein: MAYSYVTYTGDGSTQIYTVPFPFIKQEDIHVFLDAEEVPAERIEWLSESSIKFDMPPEQGAIIRIRRDTDKEEAVVDFHDGSVLSEEDLDQNTRQLLFIAQEAYDALEGSPTIDNDNKWDMRGLPIKNVGPAEDPDDAVNYRQYSTDMLPTLRDLQQKTAQSEANAKASEVAAAQSRDAAAASQAAAKGSEADAKASEVAAAESARQAEDWTERAKAWAESPTPPDPDDPESKSAKEWAKAASDTVPIATPSIAGKVMPQTGDEDGLELGEDGSLRVRKATTTQRGGVLASTTAAANTVPQAGEDGTLDASWVPRPDCWDMFPPFVPVPIWGATPGGSDGRRAVMPGEEQAREEWILCDGGSDGKDGTVPDLRGRYVRGASEAEPEGTEGGSEDVAVELSGSTGATTLSTTQMPSHTHPFSAVISTKGRYMESGNLYDSGSSRTSATGGNGSHTHPLSGSISGTHTDPHLAMNFFIKVV
- a CDS encoding DUF4376 domain-containing protein — translated: MKTHVTVIPSDGIISVDGEVLFLDGIKSETFHALQWHDGAGHVEPGNGLPNEELSTDDYAGRVAPFVALWETEKERLTAEAAAAEEAYNSLENVKARKLAVIDAETSAAILAGFECEATPPDTGVPELLHFSYDSFDQQNFADAAVSMQLATASDGGIPTTTPWNAYRNHTADSKGDLVILQLTAETFLPIYAAALNHKATKMAEGGQRKAAVAAAQTVEDVEAI
- a CDS encoding antirestriction protein ArdA; this encodes MPTNTNSSDTFRIYVASLSDYNAGILHGTWIDFAQLIDLDDLRAAIAAMLATSPTAKAEPGQPAEEWAIHDYEGWCGFSLPEYCGLANLWQAYEVLSALCDDFDGDTAAIEAYAGYMGVTDIHDVDDAFQAGFEDAYVGRFASEREFAEELVEDTGMLADAPDFLLNYFDYEAFARDLFMTDYHMSDSGHVFRTC
- the terL gene encoding phage terminase large subunit, with protein sequence MANSTPLSPKFTPLPDKLRDFRTFLVLVWRHLGLPDPTPVQLDIARWLQYGPRRSVTEAFRGVGKSWITAAFVVWSLRMDPQLKFMVLSASKDRADNFTSFCLRLINDIPALQCLIPRTEQRCSKLSFDVAPAKPDQAPSVTSKGIFSQITGGRADIIIADDIEVPNNSYTQMMRDKLSEAVKEFDAILKPGGRIIYLGTPQTEQSLYNSLPDRGYSVRVWPARFPSEDQLVNYGETLAPFILKALEAGSGLSGATTDPRRFSDDDLLERELSYGRAGFQLQFMLDTRLSDAERYPLKLADLIIMGCGASDVPEKPIWASGVGNVINDLPCVGLNGDRYHSAAFLAGSWVPYTGAVMAIDPSGRGSDETAVVVLKMLNGFLYLTAIRAYTDGYSEETLKAIVKLAREQQVNSVVIEANFGDGMFTRLIGPYFTRDYPCHIEEVKHNKQKEARIIDTLEPVMRQHKLVVDRNVVVWDYDSTKGMPVEKALKYQLFYQMSRITRDRGSLSHDDRLDCLAMAVNYWVEMMGQDADKKMVQRNEKLLLEELKAWDDAGSLSLSRNKVTVSGGPDALTAAIQPVDMLFSFSSFTVGDSRSSSSGAGRIGGRGGIPSQTRSRFGGGARRWAR
- a CDS encoding pseudouridine synthase, producing the protein MPAYLHGLLVACDQLLNALLDGWPDETLSSRCWRWHKDDVRSWPCRWLDTLAALFGDEDHCRSAYDSERRRRQLPPELRCVCDVREGGD